A single genomic interval of Mucilaginibacter boryungensis harbors:
- a CDS encoding APC family permease, giving the protein MEENTGKPKMKHALGLLDGTMLVAGSMIGSGIFIVSADIIRNVGSSGWLIAVWVLTGFMTLTAAVSYGELSGMFPKAGGQYVYLKESYNKLIAFLYGWSFFAVIQTGTIAAVGVAFSKFAAYVVPDSLKLYFSEDHILFSMPWGSGHTFTLSAAQLVSIALIVVLTYINTRGVKGGKIIQTTFTLTKLLSLFGLIIFGLLAMKPEIWHANWANAWQMHGLDKNGNSLNTGLTTGVALGAIAAAMVGSIFSSDAWNNVTFIAGEMKNPKRNIGLSLFLGTLIVTIIYVSANVMYTAVLPLHDIASAPKDRVAVAASTVIFGNIGTIIIALMIMVSTFGCNNGLILSGARVYYTMAKDGLFFKRTGTLNKAAVPEFGLWIQCLVASILCLSGTYGNLLDMISFVVVLFYILTIFGIFILRKKRPDAERPYKAFGYPVLPVIYILMGLAFCGLLLIYKQEYTWPGLIIVLIGVPIYYIANRNNKNEGEETAAA; this is encoded by the coding sequence ATGGAGGAGAACACCGGGAAACCAAAAATGAAACACGCCCTGGGCCTTTTAGACGGCACCATGCTGGTGGCCGGATCAATGATAGGGTCGGGGATATTTATTGTAAGCGCGGATATTATCCGCAATGTTGGCTCATCGGGATGGCTCATCGCTGTTTGGGTGCTCACCGGTTTTATGACCCTGACCGCTGCCGTAAGTTATGGCGAACTGAGCGGCATGTTCCCCAAAGCGGGCGGACAATATGTTTACCTGAAAGAATCGTACAACAAACTGATCGCGTTCCTTTACGGCTGGAGCTTTTTTGCGGTGATACAAACCGGCACCATTGCTGCGGTAGGGGTGGCGTTTTCTAAGTTTGCGGCTTATGTAGTACCCGATAGTTTAAAGCTTTATTTCAGTGAGGATCATATTTTGTTCAGCATGCCGTGGGGTAGTGGACACACATTTACTTTAAGCGCCGCGCAATTGGTGTCCATAGCATTGATAGTGGTACTTACCTATATCAACACCCGTGGCGTAAAGGGCGGTAAGATCATCCAAACTACTTTCACACTAACCAAGCTGCTAAGTTTATTTGGGTTGATCATCTTCGGCCTGTTGGCTATGAAGCCCGAGATATGGCATGCCAATTGGGCCAACGCCTGGCAAATGCACGGTCTTGATAAGAACGGTAATAGCTTAAATACAGGCTTAACAACGGGCGTGGCTTTAGGCGCTATTGCCGCAGCTATGGTAGGTTCTATATTCAGCAGCGATGCCTGGAATAACGTAACCTTTATTGCCGGGGAAATGAAAAACCCTAAGCGCAACATCGGTCTTAGCCTTTTCCTGGGGACACTTATTGTTACCATCATTTACGTATCGGCTAACGTAATGTACACCGCAGTTTTGCCTTTGCACGATATTGCTTCGGCGCCAAAAGATAGGGTAGCAGTAGCGGCATCGACTGTAATATTCGGTAATATAGGTACCATCATTATAGCGCTGATGATCATGGTATCAACCTTTGGTTGCAATAACGGCCTGATTCTTTCCGGCGCGCGTGTTTATTATACCATGGCAAAAGATGGCTTGTTCTTTAAAAGAACAGGCACACTTAATAAAGCCGCCGTGCCCGAGTTTGGTTTATGGATACAGTGCCTGGTAGCTTCTATATTATGCCTTAGTGGTACTTATGGTAACCTGCTGGATATGATATCGTTTGTGGTGGTATTATTTTATATCCTTACCATCTTCGGCATCTTTATCTTAAGGAAAAAACGCCCCGATGCCGAGCGGCCATACAAAGCCTTTGGTTACCCGGTATTGCCTGTTATTTACATTTTAATGGGCCTGGCTTTCTGCGGACTATTGTTAATATACAAGCAGGAATATACCTGGCCTGGCCTTATCATTGTTTTAATTGGTGTACCTATTTATTATATAGCTAATCGTAACAATAAAAATGAGGGTGAAGAAACCGCTGCTGCTTAG